In Quercus lobata isolate SW786 chromosome 12, ValleyOak3.0 Primary Assembly, whole genome shotgun sequence, a genomic segment contains:
- the LOC115970190 gene encoding AP2/ERF and B3 domain-containing transcription factor At1g50680-like: protein MVVETPLSDDNPKNENPSSFSGGSASRFKGVMPLSSGKWGARISHKYKPYWLGAHQKEEQAARAYDRASIKLQRRDAPLNFPWTNYSDQESIFQSQYSNEEILNMIRDQTYSSKFKKFRSNHSSVKGNPTCNLMNDQGISYQLLFQKELTHNDVANKNLLIPKEFALKYFPPLAIIDSDKNEERRESIKLTFYDKHCRSWTFQYSFWKSSKSYVFTNGWSHFLKMNNLNHKDIVFFYRCENEENSVFYMIDAQPKNVENSVSGGNMGQEMGLKGIINNGLDAASMRQEEANKVLKLFGVQIGYLNHQASHQLV from the coding sequence ATGGTGGTGGAGACTCCACTCTCGGATGATAATCCAAAAAATGAGAATCCGAGTAGTTTTAGTGGAGGCTCCGCCTCTAGATTCAAAGGAGTAATGCCTCTGAGCAGTGGTAAATGGGGTGCACGGATCTCCCATAAGTACAAGCCATATTGGCTTGGGGCACATCAGAAAGAGGAACAGGCAGCCAGGGCTTATGATAGAGCATCCATCAAGCTTCAAAGGCGTGATGCCCCCCTCAACTTCCCTTGGACTAATTACTCTGATCAAGAGAGCATATTCCAAAGCCAGTACTCAAATGAGGAAATTCTGAACATGATCAGGGATCAAACTTACTCATCCAAGTTCAAAAAGTTCCGATCAAATCATTCCTCGGTTAAGGGAAATCCAACATGTAACTTAATGAATGATCAAGGAATCTCATACCAGTTACTCTTTCAGAAGGAATTGACCCACAATGATGTTGCCAACAAGAATTTACTCATCCCAAAGGAATTTGCATTGAAATACTTCCCACCACTTGCTATCATCGATTCAGACAAAaatgaagagaggagagagtcCATCAAATTAACCTTCTATGATAAACATTGTCGTTCATGGACTTTTCAATATTCATTTTGGAAGAGTTCCAAGAGCTATGTTTTCACAAATGGCTGGAGTCACTTTCTCAAGATGAATAACTTGAACCATAAAGACATTGTCTTTTTCTACAGATGTGAGAATGAAGAGAACAGTGTGTTTTACATGATAGATGCACAGCcaaaaaatgtggaaaattCTGTCTCTGGTGGGAATATGGGGCAGGAAATGGGTTTAAAAGGAATCATTAACAATGGCCTAGATGCTGCTAGCATGAGACAAGAGGAGGCAAATAAAGTGCTCAAACTATTTGGTGTGCAGATTGGTTACTTAAACCACCAAGCTTCCCATCAACTCGTTTGA
- the LOC115969843 gene encoding ubiquitin carboxyl-terminal hydrolase 3: protein MAALDETPSAKRWLPLEANPEVMNQFLWGLGLPEDEAECYDVFGLDLELLEMVPKPVLAVVFLYPLTAESEEERIQQANEKKEASSSVYFMKQTVGNACGTIGLLHAIGNLTSEIKLVEGSFLDRFFKTTATMDPSERATYLEKDTEMEVAHSVAATAGETEASDNVDTHFICFSCVDGELYELDGRKTGPISHGPSSPSSILQDAAKVIQGMIEKNPNSLNFNVIAISKKSEGAS from the exons ATGGCTGCTTTAGACGAAACTCCTTCAGCGAAGAGGTGGCTTCCTCTTGAAGCTAACCCTGAGGTTATGAACCAG TTCCTTTGGGGCCTTGGCCTCCCAGAGGATGAGGCAGAGTGCTATGATGTTTTTGGCTTGGACCTAGAACTTTTGGAAATGGTTCCAAAGCCTGTACTAGCTGTGGTGTTTCTTTATCCCTTAACTGCAGAG AGTGAAGAAGAGAGAATTCAACAGGCAAATGAAAAGAAG GAAGCTAGCAGTAGTGtttattttatgaaacaaaCTGTTGGCAATGCTTGTGGAACAATTGGACTACTTCATGCTATTGGGAATCTCACTTCAGAGATCAAGCTTG TTGAGGGATCATTCTTGGATAGGTTTTTTAAAACTACTGCTACAATGGATCCATCagag CGCGCAACATATCTTGAGAAAGACACAGAAATGGAAGTTGCTCATTCAGTAGCGGCTACTGCTGGCGAAACAGAA GCTTCAGATAATGTGGACACTCATTTCATCTGTTTCTCATGTGTGGATG gGGAACTTTATGAGCTTGATGGAAGAAAGACAGGACCAATATCTCATGGTCCATCCTCACCAAGCAGCATATTGCAG GATGCAGCTAAAGTCATACAGGGCATGATCGAGAAGAATCCCAACTCCCTCAACTTCAATGTTATTGCCATTTCAAAGAAATCTGAGGGTGCATCTTAA